The genomic DNA GAGGagctttataataaattcttaaatatatttctgtgatGTCTAGCAATTGGATAATTTAAACTTGAAGGAACTAAAACTCTGCTAATCTCTATGTTTTATATTACACAAggaaatatacatgtatttacaCAAACTGAAGTGAAAtccttttccagaaataaaacgtctaaacaagaaaaaagttcACAAAGGACTATATAGAATGTTGACAAGACACTCAACAACCAGACTGGCTGAAATCAGATTTCAGTCCTCTGtaatttttgagtttttctaaTGCCTTGTAAAAACTAAGTATCTGATTAGTTTTATTTAGATTCCTTATGGAGAAGTTTTGTTATAAATTCTACACTTACTGAGTATAGAACTCATACTGAACATGAACGTGTTACTGAACACAGAAGTAAGGTTTTTCTATGCTACCTAGCTTTCTCTACCATCTACAAACCcccaaaataacattttcagtCAGAGATGATACGCAATAAAAGTTTTCTTGAATGCTAAGCAAAAAGTACTGAAACTGCTTAAAATGCTCTTGCTGTTTAAGAATAAACCAAACAAGTTTAACAAGTATGAGTTTATACTGTTTAGTCCCGTTATATAAGAATAACCATGTTCTGTGAACTCCGCAACTATATTCAGATATCAATAGTTGTCAGTGAGCTCAATCTTAAAACTACACCCTTTTAAAGTATTCTCAAGAGAGCAATCCaagtaaaaaaagtaaactgttaggtttttaaatctattttgagaaattaaaaatggaaaagttaagAATTTACTAAATCTTCGTATCTTTATTTCCCTAATTGTGGTAGTAAAGTTTCTcacaaaatctataaaatagcataaatatGTGACAGATATACTAGTCCTAGTACCAGTcatacttattttttcaattaattagCATTTGTTGAGAGAACAAATGGCCAAagtgctttaattttcatttggggTGAAATCATCTGGCTTGTCTCTGACAATTAAGGGAAATGTAAGGGATACAAGTATTCAAAATTTTACATGAATAGGAGGGTTTACTGTTTTGTCTGTTTCACATTTTAACTTAGCTCATTAGACCTAAAACATCaacattccaaaataaaatttaatgacatCACCGGACTGCAGACTGGATAAACCTTTGACATCAGTCCTCGTGAGCACCTCAAATAATGACACAAAGTCacaatgtgtttttatttaaggACCAAGTGGTTTTAAAAACAATCCACATGGTGCCAAAGCATTCTATGAGTTAACTGCAAATCTGAGCACACACAATACTTCCAAAGAGTAAGActgttttaagattctctctggaTTCTAAGAAtaaccattttattcattttcagataaattatgtaaaaattaacaagagaatttgttttttaagttttactagGCAAAGGCCTTTGCTGTCATACCACAATGTATACACACAGGCTAGCTTGTAACCCTGTCGTCACAGAGCAAACTAAGAGTGAGCAAGACCAAAGCAACAAGCGAGGCCTCCAATGCAATCTCAACTCATTCAGCTGTTCCTGCCATCTAGATCTAAGATAGTGGGGCACAGTCCAAACCCATCCAGAAGCCggcagacaggcaggcagatCTCTCGGCAGGAATCACTCTGAGTTAGGGAAGTGGATGAAAGCTGAGAAGAACAGACGATTCTAGAGTAAAGGCAGTGGCAGGATTAAGGAGAAGCCTTAGGAAGGTTTCTCACACTTCTGAAGTACACGTTAATTACATGAGGACAAAAGTATCGTCCCCCGCTTCAAATGAAATTTTCTATGATTATATTAGTGCCCACACACCAGAGTTAAATCCCTAGCAGTACTATAAATATTAGACGTTAAAAGACTGAGGTGGAACCAGATTTTATACCTTTCCTCAGACACTAAAGTCAGAGAAGAAACTGCATCTATACAACTAATTAAGAAGCCGATATACCACCTTCATAAACCTTTCACCATAAATTTCTGTATTTGTGCTCTCGTTTAGTTGAAGTACATTTTCATTTACTGACATTTTTGTTTAGACatgcctacatttaaaaaaatgattagttTTGATCTTTGAGATAAAACTTCTAGAACCCTCACCAAGTTTACTATTAAAATCCATAGTATAAAAGATTTCTGTGATCCTTACAAGTAACGGAAAGCCTACTACTTtcagtttaatttaaatttcctgAAATATTAATGGTCAGATGTCTCCAATtgctaaagaaaatatagtatgaTCTGGTTTCCatggttaataaaaataaaaaattgtatttacacTGAACagcctgaaaaattaaaaagaatggtgAATCTTAGGTCCTAAGGGGGAAGGGAAAACTGGTATCATAAATAAGTTCAAAGTGGAATTTTGGAATTTTTGCCCTGTGCCCCATGCCATTTATTaattgccatattttaaaaacaacaattattttacaaagaagaGGGTTTATCATCTGCGTATCTTCTTCATTCATGTCAGCTTGGCTTTCTTCTTAGCAGGTCCTTTATGCCCTTTGGCCTTTCTTCTTAAATTCCGCCTGTCTACCACAGGTACTTCCACTTCTATTTCCTCTGAGCTGCTGTCCACAGTTTTTTCTGTTGCCTGTGCAAACTGATCCAGTTGCTCAGAAGATGCTTCAGACTGCTCCTCTGACTGATTCTTCTGTCCCGCATTCTGTGAAAACGGCACATCTTCAAGTTCAACCTCTATCAGAGAGCTCTGAGGAAGAGCTGTAGATGTTTCCTGGGACTCAGGTACCCCCTCCTCACCCTGGTCTTCCAATGAAGAAGTAGTGTTGGGTGATAAATTTTCAGAGATTGATTCCTCAGAAAATTCCGCTATCACAGAGTTTGGAAAACCACTGTCGGATCGTTCTTCATTTGGGATAGTAGCAGCATTGTCTGAACTCCCaaaatgtgctttctttcttgaaaCCAGCGGCAGTTTCTCTTCAGTGTGCCCTTTTTCATCAGATGGGCCTTCATCTAGCAACATTTCTGAGTCAGTTACATGTGAGGTCTAAAAATAAAGAACCCGGTGAACAAACTTTTGCAGTACAATTCTTACATAAATCACACACTAATACGCAATGACAATGAACTGCGTTGTCAAGAATTCAGTACGCATAGCTTTTGTTAATTAGGTGTACTTAGTCTGAATACAAGTCTTATTTCACAACTATCTTACGTGATAATCTGCTTCTTGCTTTGAAGATACAATGAAAGTAATCATTTTATCTCAAAAAGTACTTAGAACATTTTAAACTTATCAAGTTTCTTCAAATCAAGTTTCTAGTTTCTTGGTATTACTGgagccagaatcaagagcccTTTGGAGTTTGACACTGGGCCAATCCACTAAGTTTGACTATAATTTCATTAGATGATATGTAAGGACAATggaaatattattcatttatttatttgagacactaATAAGATAACACTATACAATAGTTTAGTCTTAGGTTGgaatatttgaaagtaaaaatgaaatttctcttaaaatactcTATCAGCAATCAGATATGTGGATAAGGTTAGAAAGATTTGAATTTATGGACTATTACTGattgtattttctgaaaatacCTAATTTAGcataataattaacatataactaATCTTCCTGAAGGACTATATACATCAAGGTGAAGGAAAATATACAAACCACAATACCGCTTCCGTTTCACCGACACTGGAACAGCTGGACTAGAAAAAATTAAGTTACTTCCCTCTTACCTTGTCCTGTGCAACAGTTTCAGGGGGTTTTGAAGGTTCTACCACCAGTGGAACAAAAGCAGTAGAGTCTTCACTGGAATTAAGAGACTgcaatttcatttcttcatctaaaaCTTCACTGGCAGAGTCCTCCTCTTCAGTTATAAGTGAGGTTTTAAGAGTATCATCCATTATCTCACCATTCATAGGCTCTAATTCAGAGTCCTGCATCATTGGGGGGAAAGAAGTCAGGACACAATGATAGACTAACTTATCGGTCTTGCCAGGGGTCCACTCTCAGTCTCTACCTGTCATACAGCAGGACTCAAGATACAGTCTCCCAAATAGTCCTACTGAGGGAAAGAGGAAACTTTTCAGGCGGggtcagtaaaaaaaaagaacccacaagAAACCCAAACTCCCTCTGTTCTCATGCAGACAACAGAGAGACCATGATACTTTGCAGACGAAGTACAGGTCAGAGATGCAGGGAAGAAACCCTGCCCCCTTCTTGTTCTTTCTTATACAGCCATCAAGAGTGGAAccttttcagtaataaaaaggccCCAAATACTGTAGATTTGATGCCAGCCAGCTCTTTACAGGACACTAGCTAATCAGCACTTGGAATCTTTGGGGACCATGGGAAGTTAGGGGTTACCGTGCCAGGGGGAAGCAGCGGCACTACCAGTCTTGTGGGAAGCTGAGTTTGGATACAGCTTCTTACTGTAAGAAGAAAGCCCCCAATCTCAGTCAGCTCCCTATCCAGTCAACTTTGGGTCATTTTTTTGAACAATCTTACTCCTTATATCACACTAAATATAGAAATATCAGTGAAGTGATAACACAAACTTTGCATTTCTGAAACTCTTCTGCCAACATTTATCAATGTAAAATACTTCTATTTAATGTTTAATAGTTCTAATGAGTCTTAGTGACATTCTGATAAGGGCATTTTATTaccattataaaaattaaataatgatgcAACTCAACTCAAGAGCTCAGTAACAGGTTTGTCCAGATTATGTAGGATCCCTAAAGTCGTAGGGATACTGAAATCAAGGACTAAAAAAATTTATCTTGCCAGACAGTATGCAGAGAATAGACTGCACACAGAAGGTAATTATAAGAAAGCTCATAAAATGATCAACTAGGGTAGgaaaaaatgttgaaaggaagaaaattatataatcaagCAAAAGCTTAAAAAACTCAGAATGTTGGTAACTAACTAAATGTAAGAAGCAACAGAAGAGAGAAACCTGGTTTCTTTAAGTTTTAGGTTTGGGAAAAGaatggaagattattttttttttttttaatgatgaggctctatctttttttttttttttttttaagattttatttatttattcatgagagacacacagagagagagaggcagagacacaggcagagggagaagcaggctccatgcagggagtctgatgtgggatttgatcccggggctccaggatcatgccctgggccaaaagcaggcactaaaccactgagccacccagggatcccaagaatggaagattaaaaaacaaaaacacacacaggaaaaaaaggcTCAATACATAAGTGATAAGAAAGAATAGATTAGAATAgattatgttgaatttaagatGATAGAAGACATCTGTCTACATAGAATATTCAGAAGACAAGTAATACTGTGGCATTATAGACTGAATCAATATTCAAAGTCTAGAGTTATTGGTCACCCCACAGAATTGAGAGTTCAACCATCCAACTGGATGCATTTTCATAGAGAAGACATGAACCAAGAGCAGAAAGCCAAGAACTGAGTTTTCTAGAATGTCCacaaataaaggggaaaaaaggaagaagcacaatagtcaaataataaataaaaccaagacaGAACTTCAGAGAtaggaaaaccaagaaaccaaaATACAATggtgttgggcagccccagtggcgcagtggtttagcgccacctgcagcccagggcgtgatcctggagtcccgggatccagtcccatgtcaggctctctgcatggtgcctgcctgcttctctctctgtgttctctgtctctctctctgtgtctctatgaataaataaataaagtaaaaaaaaaaaaaaaaaaaaaacaatgatgttGTAAAGCCTACATTACAGGGGCCTAGAGAGTATTAAGGAAGACACAATGGTCAGTGCAGGTAAGGAAACCACTGGAACTCAAGTGTCAATGCTGACCTACGAGAGCATGTGCTCAATGTATCGCTGGACAAATGACACCTATTACATGAAGCACATACAGCATagtcttcagtttttaaaagagaaaataacacaaatatatattcctttaaacATCTGGGTGCACATAAATCCCTTTTAAAGATGTGCTTAAGTGTCCAcattttttacaagaaaaaaatgcatttacaaaTACAGTTTCATGCAACAGAGAAAGCAGGATCAAACTGGAgtaagttaagaaaataaaattggtaatGTAGTTTCACTTGTTTGGATGCTGGCTGACTTGGCAAACAggtaaaagacttttttttttttttaaagatttatccatttatttattcatgacagacacatagagagaggcagacacacgggaggagggagaagcagactccacgccaggagcccgacgcgggactggatcccaggaccccaggatcgcgccctgggccaaaggcaagtgccaaaccgctgagccacccagggatccccaggtaaaagacttttaaagaaatgtaagcacctataaaaagaaataaggaatctCTAGAGAGCCAAAGATAGAAGACActtagggaaaagaagagaaaaataggaaatggtAAAGAAAACGAAAAAAGGTTAAGGATAAATACTTGAGGAACTACAGCCATCAGACAAGACCTTACAGCAATTCTAACTGATTCTACAAGACAGACCCTGTGGTCATATAATTTGTGTCACTTAAGTATGTTTACTCTCTCAaattaatctgtattttaaatgtacagagGGATCTTACTAACTAAACATCTTCAACTTTACCTTTACTGtaattcaaacttttaaaaattcagtttgatACAAGAAATACTTGTAACTTTATCCTCTCCCCAACTTGAGTACCTGACCTTGCTTAGTATAGACATATGCTTTTTAGCATTAAACACAATTCTACTACAACtctaaaatatatcatatttttctaACAATACATGATTACAAAAGTTAAAATTTAGTCTACGTTCATTCACTTTATTTAAGAAGTGAGATCTCGTACCTTTTCACCATCTTGCTTTTCCAGGCGTGGCTGGGCTTCTGGTGCAGGCCGAGCATCCTTATCACTACTTTCATCCTCAAATTCAATCACACTTTGTTCAGGTTCTTCTTCCAGGAATTCTTCTGAGCTCTCTGATGTGCGTGCAGTAGATTCCaatctagaaaagaaaaccactctTACTTGTTTTATTAAGGATGAATAAAGTAACACTTTAGAGAATCAACCAAATGTTCTGTAGTCAACAACTAACCAATCTAACAGGTCCAAAACCAATCTCCTCCTCTCACAAACTTGTCCTCTTTCCTACCTTATTCTCCAGTCTGAGTAGTAACACCACCCCATGCCCTCAATCACGTAAGCTAGATTCTTCTTTTACTCTATCCATACCTCATTGGCTCTCATTCTATTAAATGAACACACATCCCAATTTACATGAAGACAGTCCACCTTCATAATTTTGTCCCAGCTTTGGCACAATCATTAATAATGCCCCTTTCATTCTCAAAGATATCAGTTTGGACAATAAATGATATAGTTTTGTTCTACCTCCAAAATGCCTTTCAAACATATCCCTAATTTTCTGTTCCCATTTTCATGGCCCTCCCTCAGGCCCCAATTCTCTCTGGACCACCATAACTTTGTTCCAACTCATCTCTATACCTGCAGTATGTACATTCTTTAGTAAAGCTGTCAGAGCTCTGTTTATAATACACCCATTTCTACCTGTGACAGTCCGGCTCAGAAAATTCTTTGGTTCTCTATGGCTTAAGGGAAAAAGTGTACCTTCTTACAAAGCCTAACATGACTAGAccctcatatatatatgtatcttaatCTATCAGTCGATTgatagacatattttttttaagattttatccatctatttatccatgagagagagagaggcagagaggcagagagacagagggagaagcaggcctgacacaggacttgatccccggacagggatcacaccctgggccaaaggcagatgctcaactgctgagttgAGGGACATCCAGGGGTCcctagttatatattttttaacacctGAAACATCTTGTTTCTTTGAATTAGGAATCTAGGTGTGGTCTAGCTGGGTATCTCTGGCTCAAGACCTCATAGAGTTGCAATCAAGCCGCCTATTGGGGATGCAGTCTCATCTGAAGGCCTGACTGGAAGTGTTCCCCTCTCCAATCACCCCGTCAAAGCTCTCACTCATGCAGTTGTTGGCAGCATTCAGTTCTTCATGCAGGCTAATAGACTGAGGGCCTAATTCCTTGGGGACTCTTGACACATGGTACCTCCTCATAGTGCTGCTCACAGTATGGCTACTTGCTTCCCCTGCATGAGTTATTTTGCTGTGCCACACCCACCAGGCAAAGGAGGTCTTCTTGCTCATCATATCACCAAGTACTTCAAGGAGTCATTCATGCTGCTACAGTACCTAATGGCCTGGGACCCAGactctcatatttttatttcctactaGATGGTAACATTTACATTATAAATCAGTTATCCTTATTAGCTTTTTGCCTTTGCTCATGCTATTCCTGTATTCTAGATCTGCATGGTGCAAAGCAGTAGCCACAACACGTCATGATttacattaattaaataaaatgaaatttaaaattcagttcctaaGTTGCACTGGCCACACTTTAAGTGCTCAATGGGCATACTAGGTAGGGCCATTTTGGACAAGGCAGATAAAGCATATTTTCATCATCACATTAAGTTTTCTGGACAATTCTGTTAAACATCAGAAGTCAACAAtcttttcttttaggttttatgGGCTACATGGTCTCTGAACAACTACTCAGCTTTGCCACTGTAATGCAAAAGCAAACATTCAAACATGTAAACTAATGAACATGGAAGTGTTACATTAAAGTCTTATTTATAA from Canis lupus dingo isolate Sandy chromosome 2, ASM325472v2, whole genome shotgun sequence includes the following:
- the FAM169A gene encoding soluble lamin-associated protein of 75 kDa isoform X4; this translates as MFVRKKYRGKDFGLHMLEDFVDSFTEDALGLRYPLSSLMYTACKQYFEKYPGDHELLWEVEGVGHWYQRIPVTRALQRETLKITAVSQNEAKRSMSGEYGLASVPEYEAETEDNQSSEMQLTIDSLKDAFASTSEGQDKTPVSTRTRSSHLKRPKIGKRFQDSEFSSSQGEDEKTLQALPTASINKLESTARTSESSEEFLEEEPEQSVIEFEDESSDKDARPAPEAQPRLEKQDGEKDSELEPMNGEIMDDTLKTSLITEEEDSASEVLDEEMKLQSLNSSEDSTAFVPLVVEPSKPPETVAQDKTSHVTDSEMLLDEGPSDEKGHTEEKLPLVSRKKAHFGSSDNAATIPNEERSDSGFPNSVIAEFSEESISENLSPNTTSSLEDQGEEGVPESQETSTALPQSSLIEVELEDVPFSQNAGQKNQSEEQSEASSEQLDQFAQATEKTVDSSSEEIEVEVPVVDRRNLRRKAKGHKGPAKKKAKLT
- the FAM169A gene encoding soluble lamin-associated protein of 75 kDa isoform X3, encoding MERNEIPFLCHSSTDYAKILWKKGEAIGFYSVKPTGSICASFLTQSYQLPVLDTMFVRKKYRGKDFGLHMLEDFVDSFTEDALGLRYPLSSLMYTACKQYFEKYPGDHELLWEVEGVGHWYQRIPVTRALQRETLKITAVSQNEAKRSMSGEYGLASVPEYEAETEDNQSSEMQLTIDSLKDAFASTSEGQDKTPVSTRTRSSHLKRPKIGKRFQDSEFSSSQGEDEKTLQALPTASINKLESTARTSESSEEFLEEEPEQSVIEFEDESSDKDARPAPEAQPRLEKQDGEKDSELEPMNGEIMDDTLKTSLITEEEDSASEVLDEEMKLQSLNSSEDSTAFVPLVVEPSKPPETVAQDKTSHVTDSEMLLDEGPSDEKGHTEEKLPLVSRKKAHFGSSDNAATIPNEERSDSGFPNSVIAEFSEESISENLSPNTTSSLEDQGEEGVPESQETSTALPQSSLIEVELEDVPFSQNAGQKNQSEEQSEASSEQLDQFAQATEKTVDSSSEEIEVEVPVVDRRNLRRKAKGHKGPAKKKAKLT